CTGTTTCTGGATCCTATGGAAGCTAAGGCTAAGAGTGGGGCACCAGCGCCCAAGGCATCCTCTAAagcagagaagacagagaagaagGAAGCAGCTCCCCCTAGAAAGGTTGACCCCGCTCCAGTAGAGCCTCCACCCCCAGCGGCCCCTGTGGAAGAGCCTCCAGTGGAGGATGGATCAGCTGAACCAGAGGGGGCACCAGAGGGGGAGGAGGCAGCAGAGGCCAGCACAGACTCCCTGGAAAGCCTGAAGCCCTTCCTCATTGGTGGTGCCATCATCGCTGCTGGTGCCATCCTGTTGGGGGCACTGTTGTTGGCACGAAGAAATTAATCACCACCACTCATCATCAAAACCTATTGGTTGATGGGTTAACGAGTCACTTGCTGATTGGTTCATAGACTATCATGCAGCTGGTAGAGATGGGGGATGGGGAGTCACTTTGCTTCTTAAGTTTATTTCAGTCTGACCTTGCTTGTAGTGAATATAAACATCAGTGAACATTCAAGTAATACATTTTTGGGCCCCTGCTAGTATACTCATGCATGAATTTGCTCCACCCCTCTAACTGCACCTACTTATAGGTCTACAGGCATTTAATCAACATACAAATGCACTCCAACAGttaaactggacacacacacacacacacacacacacacacacacacacatagtacttGAATACCCTATTTATCCAGTATGCACTGATAAACATTTTGATGTTTCTGGGTCTACTAATACGTAAGTTAGAAGTAGAAATACAGTAATTTTATATTGTTTGATTTGAAAAAGGTCATATGAAGTGAAGTAAGAAGTATATTAAACACACTATTGTGAGTGCCTAGCAGGTTTGGGGTCAATttcatttaaattccagtcaattcaggaagtacactgaaattccaattctcttgaATCCTTTTCAATATAGAACATTTGGAATTTGAATTTTGTTTAATTTCTgaatggaattgaaatggaattgatcccaaccctggtGCCTAGtatgtgctatttctatgctctTGCTGTAAATACATGATCCCTGCAGATTAGATGTGAACCCTTGTGAATAATAGTTTTAGACCAGGAGATATCGTTATATCAATTCAGGGGAAGATGCATGGTTTAGGGAAGGCTGTGTGTAAGTGATGTCAGTAATGGCAGATAATTGTGTGACAGATGAAGTAACTTAAATAATTGTATGTGATAGACTTCCATTTCAGTCTCTACTGATGCTGAGGTAATACCATTTCATAGTCAAATTGCCCATATATCCCAAATCAATATGTACATTGAGATTATAGTCAATGTTATGCCTGGCTGCCTGCGTTTACTGCCCTGGTGACACAAATGGAGTATAAACCAAAAGCATATACACTAAATTGCCAAAAATATTATATTAATTATATTTTAACCCTGTGTGTTAACACTAAAATCCCTTGGTGTGTCCATTTGTCAAATGTATTAACAACTTGCATACTACAATTTCTCTGGAGCAATAGTGTAGCCTCTTTTTATTTGAAGACCATACATGTTAGAGAGTGTTAGTGCGAGAGACTGTGCAGCTACTGTAATAGTACATTGTATGAATTTTGATTCAGAATGAAAATATTCTACATGCAATATGTGGTGTACCAATGTATGTAGTAGCTTGGCCAGTCATGCTCAGCAAATGAGCATATACACAAATACATTACATCCATCTCCAACCTCCAGGATAGCCTTGAAAGTATGATGAAATGATAATACATGCATTACGCTGTATTTTGTAATACATTAATATTTTGATAGTTTGATGAACCTAGAATTCAAGTAGAAAGCATGCATTATTGATGGGAGTAGAGAAATAGCTGGATTTATTTAGTAGATAAACTGAGATTGTTTCCTCTTTTGTTTCCCTATTAATTACAGAGAAGCTCACCTATTTTTGATAacatacagttttttttttacaagaggCCTAGGAGACTTTCAACACCCAATCAAACATCTTGCTTGAACACTGGCATGTAGCGTACCATGATGCAATATCAATACCTCCAGCACAGCAACATAACAGACACATATTCTGCGAACACATGTTCAAATAGCCTAGTCATCACGTCACAGAGTACTAAATAAAATCTATCAGTTATTTTCCTTGGTCTCAAAGAGCGTATAAATGCAATAATTCCAGTAGGACTTCACATTTTAGCACATGTTCTGTATTATATTAAAATAATGGTAATGATGGTGAAATGTTGATGGGCAATACTATTGTAAATGGAGAATGAGAACCAGATGATGATGTGATAGTGGTGATTACAATGGGGATTAAACCTATATTTTCTTGATATCCCAGCTCCCTATGACATATTTTCCCTCTTGCACACTCCCTCCCCTGCCCCCAAAGCTCCTTGTGTAAATCCAAATGGTTGTCTTGTGACTTGACCTGACCTTTATTAAAGGCAATGAACCAGCGTGCAAAGACTAAAGGGTCTCTTTGatagctgtgaatcattttgTGTCCTACACTCTCCACCAATAGAAATTGCTAGGGTTCATTGTGTTGAGGTTGATGCATTCCTCTTATTGTTTCTTTTCCTCCATCATCACTGATATGAATAGGACTGACTGGCTACAGGCTGTGTTATGTCCACCACTCACATGTTAGCGGTCATGAAAAGCAGACATTTTATAAATGTTACCATGCTGGCCAATAGAGTTTCTAAATATCGTGCTGTTTTAAAAATCTGAATTCTCAAAGAGATACAGTAGCCAGTTCCAGATGTGATTAATGTGAATCTAGTATTCTagtaaccatgtgtatgtgaccaataaaatttgatttgatgatttgaatctAGTATTGGACTAGTCCAAAATAGAAAACTGAGGGGGAGTCATATTCTAAACTGACCCCTAATATATTCAGAAAATCTAATGTGTACCATGAAAACAACAATATGTTAAATGGAGCTATGAATGAGGTGCAGCTCATTCAATTCCAACCTTTCTAGAACCCCCCTGTGACGTTGCAGCCCCTGGACATGCCCCAGTCAGTGTTGCCAAATTagcgactttgtcgctatatttagcgagtatacagacccctctagcgacacattttcaaaaagcgacaaatctagcgacttattctggtgttattggagacatTTGGAGACTCTTacgtgaaagcacgtatcgttcttactcttctcaacgagcagcgggtgctACCGTGGGCCCCACCCctgtcccaaagcactcacaggcggcccagtcctcgcGCAGGAGACGTTCACCCCTCCGCGTCCAGAAtgcaaatgaatcgcgcatgcgggaagccgccgctggctgatcccgccctggtttagattttaaaaaacaattaacctgaagtagggccagactagttaccataattttctcacattgccattgacagttttttctaGTCTCTTTTTGGCccatttagattgttaatgtagattgtatacataaaaaaatatggttaaaaatgttcatgttttactgtgacttgttgtaggctcctaagtggaccataaggttacaaaccaaaccaaattaagaaaattaaaaaaaaagtaaaaaaaagtaacTCTGCTAGTGTGTCTTTTGccggtcccaagcccggataaaggaggagggttggaattgtgacataaaaaaaaacaagaacggACAGAAGAAAGTTAATTTGTAGTtttaaacatatttagggtgtttttttactcactttttgtctctcctaCAGcttccatcacaattacatgcacatgccAATTATACAAATTAGGTGATGACGTAATTTAGCGACTTCTCGctacttttaggacagccaatagctactttccttactgaggagttggcaacactggccCCGGTATTGAGGGAAGAGCGACGCgcgttagcctagctagctacatgttctTCCTGTGTGCTTTCTTGTCTGTTTGCAAGGGTTACTACGGAACAGTGAGTCAATAACGGCTTTATTGTTTGAGTCTCTATTTCGCCATGATATAAAACATGTCTATGTTGTGTGCTAACACTTtttggttaactagctagctctATGCAAAGGGTTTGAAAACGTGTGCGCTAGCTAGtactgtgtagctagctagcacgctTGTTGACATGCCCGCGCTAAGACTGAGCGTCAGTAAAACATAGCTGGCAAGTTATCTACAAAATTGGTAGGCTATGCTGTTTCATGTAGTTATGCATTTTTCgtggaatatctacatttttCTTCAAGTCTGCCgttcgtcatttagcagatgttattcagagcaatttacagtagagtgcatacgtTTTTTCATAATGTTTTCAGGGCCCCAGTCGATCGGATCAAAATGATTATCCCGGTCCGGTGCTTCACCTGTGGGAAAATCGTTGGGAATAAATGGGAGGCGTACCTTGGCCTCCTTCAAGCTGAATACACTGAAGGGTGAGAGACATGTCTGCTGTGGTCATTGTTTACATTGTATTTCCCTAAGATTAATCTCTTTCTCCAAATAGTGTTCACTTATTTCATTAGTAGCTACATAGGTTTATCAGGAGTAGCCTATTACAAACTCGTGTCTCTTGTTTGGTTGGCAGTGATGCCCTTGATGCTCTTGGTCTGAAGAGGTATTGCTGTCGGAGGATGCTGCTGGCTCATGTAGACCTCATTGAGAAGTTGCTGAATTATGCACCCCTGGAGAAATGATGGATACAACAACCACAAGAATCATATGGCTTATTTATGGACAAGCCTTGGCTGACAGCCAGTGAGGCAGTGCACCCTGATGGATTGACATCCTCGAGACTATTTTCACACCTTGTTTGAATCgtacatgtttttttgttgttgaataaagCAATAAATACTACTCATTTATAAGTGCTTTGTAAAGCGGAGTCAGAGTTCTTTAATATGGTTTCTTTGTGTTGGCTCAGTGACCTAGTTTCACTTTATCGCATGCACTCTATCCTGAGAGAACATAGAACCCTGGCAGGCAAGGCTCATTTCACTAGGTGTCTTTGAATTCCTGCTGCTTTCTGGCAAAAACATGGCAAGTGGCTGTAGCCTTATTGATTGAAGTAAAGCCGTGTAAATAAACAAGACAGTAGGCTAACCCCTTTAAGCAGCATGGGTCAGGCAATAAACTACCTGGTCCACTTATGTAACAATCCCTTTTTGTAATAAACACTTGTTCCAACTCATTTTAACAGCCTTTTTTAATCAGTTCAAATTTGATACAAAAGAagggggaagagggaaaaaaacactACACAGTTCAACATAATAAACATGTACTTCTGCTTTGTGCATGCAGGTGTGGCAAACAACAAAAGTTGCAGCCACAACCCTGAAACGGTCAATTCATAATCAAAAATAAAATTACAAAGACAGTAACACTGAAAGAGGGGGTTGGTGATGGCCGAGATCAGAAGATAAAATGCTTGGCTGCTGAATACCAGGGAAACGTGGACATGGGGGCAGTAGGTTGTGGAGATATGGGGGGGCTATGGACATTCATTTTGTCTCACCATCAGTTCATCCATTATCCCAGACTTTTAAGCAGCTTGGTGCAGAAATAAAGTCCTGCCTCCCCTCCTAATCAGCCTGACAGGGACAAAGACAGCCTAGAATGCCCTGAAAAGAACACAGACAAAAGTTCTGTCAGGAGTGTGTAAATACAAAGGGTTGACTGAAAAAAACTGGTGCTTGGCAATTAGAGGTGGTGGTGTATTTCAGGATGTGAGTAAATGGTAGTCTGTAGATTACAGAATTGGAGGGGAGATGTGTTGGAGATACGACAGGGTCAGAAAGCTTACCTAGCGGTGACGCTCGCGGTGCTCCCTATGTCTATCTCGTTCCCGAACACGCTCCCggtctctcccatctctctccccacttAGGGAGCGTTCTCGGTGCCGGCGAGACATTCCTGCAGCCTCCCATTCCTGGCTGTAGGACTCTTCCCTTTCCCTGCCTCTGTCCCGTTCTCTTTCCCTGTCCCGCTCTCTATCTCGGGAACGGTGTTCTCTGTCACGGGAACGGTGTCTTTTCCTACAAAGAGAGAACAAGTTAGGGGTGAGGCCACATTACAATTTCCATTTGTGATGAAAGAACAGTCCATGAGAGGTACAAACAATTTCCCCAGCACTGACCTGGAGCCGTAAGACTTGCTCTCGATGGAGAAGAGGCAGTCTTTCAGAGAGGTGACCAGCGCTCGACAGCGCTCATCCCCATACACTCTTGACTGCTTGATGACAGCAATGGCAGTCAAAAGCGTCTCAATGGCCAGGGGCATGTCTCCTACATGAGACGAGGTTACAGAGAGTTTATTACAACGACAGGATTTAAGATGACCATGATCTGCATTGTGTACAGCACATGTCAATGTCTTTGGGTCTCAAGTCTAGATTTATCATCATGAATCTGTATTTGAGTGTCTACTGTAGGCATTTTTCAGTGAAAGTCTAACCGGCAGTAGCTCCAGACACAGCCTTGGTGATGGCGCTGCTGGCGATTGCTCTGTTTCTGTTCATCAGCTCATCAAACTCTCCCTCTGGCATTTGGGGTGTGGGCGCTTCATTATCCCTGCTACTAGAGAAAGAAACACTCCCTTACTGATCATCATCATACATATCCATATAACTTGTGATAgacatgtttttttattaattGGTAAACATTCCATAATATAAAGTACAGTTGATGAGCTCACCTGTGCTGGTTGtacagtgtgttgtgttgttgactgtagttgtcatgttgtgctggaGGAAAGAAGGCGGGGTTGAgatgcagggagggaggaggatggctGGGGAGACGTAGAGGTGGTGGAGGGAAAAGGTGGGGCATGGGGGGAGGAGGGATGTGTGGGGGAAGGtgagggaaaagaggaggaggcAGCCTAAAGTATGGGACTGACAGAGGGGGAGGTTTGTTGTGAATGTGTTGGGGGTGGATAGTGTGAGGGGCAGTGGAGTGGTTCTGGTTGAGCACAGGAGGGGAGACGGAGGTGTTTTTATCCCCAGTATCTGACGACTCCTTTGAGTTAGAGCGCTGGGGGACACCTATGGAAAAGGAAGGGCAGTTTGATTTTGTTTCTATGGCAGTATTGGATATCGCTTCTGAGAAAGACTTGACTACCTATATATTTGCTGTAAGTAGATGTGTGCTTACGTTTATTAGCCTGGGCTTCAAACACGGCAAGATTCTGGCGTGTGGCAAAGCGGCAGTCCACCTTttccccattaacatgacaatTTGGCAAAGTCTCCAGCAACCTCTGCAATGACTCTTCTGTGGCCACCACTACCTCAGCGTATCTATAGAGAGTAAAATACAAATATCAGCTAGTATACTTTATGTTACCAGCTGGATAGAAAGGCTATTTCAGAGCTTTGAAAGCCCATCACAACATAATCGACTAGCCATCAGTAGACCACCAGAGCAGCCCTGTCCAGTTCTTCAGGGTCTGGAGACAACACTTTGGCTCTGGATCATGCacagataataaataaaacattggTAGTCATCTATAAGATCTGTGTTTAGCTTAGCTACTGGAGCATCATATTTATTTGAAGACTAATTTGACTCAATAGGTGTCTGTCTCCAGGTCTCCCTAGAACAACATGGCCAGACCCAGTCATGAAATGACAAAACACCCAGTTAATAAACATTGAAGAAATAGATCACATTAGATTACAATGATGCGCAGTTGATAGGCCTAACTCTCACCCCCTGGACTGGCCATTAGCTCTGTTCTCAGCAAATTTGATCTCCACAATGTCCTTCACACCCAAGGTGCGCGCCACGTTAATAAGGTCTTTGTCGGAGGTCCACTGAGGAGAGGGGTAAAGGAAgacaaaggagagaaagaggaagaaaatGAGCAAAAATTAAGGATAGGGACAGAAAGGTAATAGGCCTAGGTGGCTGTATCTCATTACAGAACATAGGCTAATAGACTAGCAGACTGAATTGAAGATAATGTTGGTGGTGGGAAACTCACCCAGGAGAAGTTGCCCACATATACAGCCAGTCTCTTGTTCCACACTCCACTGTACGTGTACAGTATTGCTGGTTTGCTCTCCTCTTTTGTCGGCTGGTCCTTGCTGAGAGGCATAGCGTCCTCTGAGAATTTCCTTTCCCGGCTCACAGAGCCAGTGAGCACGTCATCATAAAGATCACTTGCCTCTGCCGTTGTTGCAAAATCTCCATCCTATAGAGAGAGAAGATGGACAGAAGATAGACATCATCCCTCAATGCCTAGCTTATCACTCACAATGACCATCCCTGAAGAATCAGACAAACTACAAGAGAATACTAACCGCCACATTTGTATTGTTGATATCAAGGTTAAGCAATTGAATAGTATGACTTTTTATCATATATTCTAAATGTAGCTATTGACATTAATTCATTTAAGATGTTGACATGTCGATCATGCTAAAAATCAAACAACCTCATCCAACAAGTTATTTTAGTTCCCACTTCATTAATCTTCTGCATTCACTATTCATGTCTACAGCACTTTTCATAATCGCTCTCGGCCTGTCTCACCTCCCCGTTGTTTTGACTGAACTTCTCGTCGTAGATGTCTATGAGGTCAGTTGCACCACCACCATCGGCCGCTTTAGCCGCCATCCCGAGTCCTGGGTTGGCAGTGCAGCCTCTGGCTACGTTAGCAACGTTCTCTCAGCAATCGACACTTGGCAATAAACGCAAGGAAATAACTAAAGGTGCATGTTTTGCACCTTTCCGGGCGTCTATGTTTTATTGATGTAGCTAGTCCAGCTGGCTAACGTTACCCAGTTAGCACCGCAATTTTGTTGAACTAAATAGCTAGGTAGCGAACGTTAGCTAAATGGCTAGCTAGCATTCCCTCCCCTTGCAGGGAAACTGGCGTGGACGGAATACCAAAGTCAAACAAAGAAATGACCAATCCAGATTAAAAAGTCAACAAATATTATACTTTCAAAATGTGATATAATTGTAATGTAAGTCTGCATGCAAAAACGGATAAAATTCAGGT
This region of Salmo trutta chromosome 29, fSalTru1.1, whole genome shotgun sequence genomic DNA includes:
- the LOC115167102 gene encoding cleavage and polyadenylation specificity factor subunit 7 isoform X2, whose product is MAAKAADGGGATDLIDIYDEKFSQNNGEDGDFATTAEASDLYDDVLTGSVSRERKFSEDAMPLSKDQPTKEESKPAILYTYSGVWNKRLAVYVGNFSWWTSDKDLINVARTLGVKDIVEIKFAENRANGQSRGYAEVVVATEESLQRLLETLPNCHVNGEKVDCRFATRQNLAVFEAQANKRVPQRSNSKESSDTGDKNTSVSPPVLNQNHSTAPHTIHPQHIHNKPPPLSVPYFRLPPPLFPHLPPHIPPPPMPHLFPPPPLRLPSHPPPSLHLNPAFFPPAQHDNYSQQHNTLYNQHSRDNEAPTPQMPEGEFDELMNRNRAIASSAITKAVSGATAGDMPLAIETLLTAIAVIKQSRVYGDERCRALVTSLKDCLFSIESKSYGSRKRHRSRDREHRSRDRERDRERERDRGREREESYSQEWEAAGMSRRHRERSLSGERDGRDRERVRERDRHREHRERHR
- the polr2l gene encoding DNA-directed RNA polymerases I, II, and III subunit RPABC5; this translates as MIIPVRCFTCGKIVGNKWEAYLGLLQAEYTEGDALDALGLKRYCCRRMLLAHVDLIEKLLNYAPLEK
- the LOC115167102 gene encoding cleavage and polyadenylation specificity factor subunit 7 isoform X1, whose amino-acid sequence is MAAKAADGGGATDLIDIYDEKFSQNNGEDGDFATTAEASDLYDDVLTGSVSRERKFSEDAMPLSKDQPTKEESKPAILYTYSGVWNKRLAVYVGNFSWWTSDKDLINVARTLGVKDIVEIKFAENRANGQSRGYAEVVVATEESLQRLLETLPNCHVNGEKVDCRFATRQNLAVFEAQANKRVPQRSNSKESSDTGDKNTSVSPPVLNQNHSTAPHTIHPQHIHNKPPPLSVPYFRLPPPLFPHLPPHIPPPPMPHLFPPPPLRLPSHPPPSLHLNPAFFPPAQHDNYSQQHNTLYNQHSSRDNEAPTPQMPEGEFDELMNRNRAIASSAITKAVSGATAGDMPLAIETLLTAIAVIKQSRVYGDERCRALVTSLKDCLFSIESKSYGSRKRHRSRDREHRSRDRERDRERERDRGREREESYSQEWEAAGMSRRHRERSLSGERDGRDRERVRERDRHREHRERHR